One Leclercia pneumoniae genomic region harbors:
- a CDS encoding YajQ family cyclic di-GMP-binding protein, with the protein MPSFDIVSEVDIQEVRNGVDNASREVESRFDFRGVEATFELNDANKSIKVLSESDFQVNQLLDILRAKLLKRGIEGTSLDVPEEFVHSGKTWFVEAKLKQGIESAVQKKIVKLIKDSKLKVQAQIKGEEIRVTGKSRDDLQSVMALVRGGDLGQPFQFKNFRD; encoded by the coding sequence ATGCCATCTTTCGATATTGTTTCTGAAGTGGACATTCAGGAAGTGCGTAACGGCGTGGATAACGCTAGCCGTGAAGTCGAGTCACGTTTCGATTTTCGGGGCGTTGAGGCCACTTTCGAGCTGAATGACGCAAATAAGAGCATTAAGGTGCTCAGCGAGTCCGATTTCCAGGTAAACCAGTTGCTGGATATTTTGCGTGCCAAGCTGCTGAAACGCGGCATTGAAGGTACCTCACTGGATGTTCCGGAAGAGTTCGTCCACAGTGGTAAAACCTGGTTTGTTGAAGCCAAACTGAAGCAGGGCATTGAGAGCGCGGTGCAGAAGAAAATCGTTAAGCTCATCAAAGACAGCAAGCTGAAAGTGCAGGCGCAAATCAAGGGTGAAGAGATTCGCGTAACCGGTAAATCCCGTGACGATCTGCAGTCCGTGATGGCTCTGGTGCGAGGCGGCGATCTGGGGCAGCCGTTCCAGTTTAAAAACTTCCGTGATTAA
- a CDS encoding MFS transporter, whose amino-acid sequence MNDYKMTPGELRATWGLGTVFSLRMLGMFMVLPVLTTYGMALQGASEALIGLAIGIYGLAQAIFQIPFGLLSDRVGRKPLIVGGLLVFVLGSVIAALSHSIWGIILGRALQGSGAIAAAVMALLSDLTREQNRTKAMAFIGVSFGVTFAIAMVLGPVITHKLGLHALFWMIAILATIGIALTLWVVPDSKNHVLNRESGMVKGCFSKVLMEPRLLKLNFGIMCLHILLMSTFVALPGQLAAAGFPAAEHWKIYLVTMLISFVSVVPFIIYAEVKRKMKRVFIGCVAILLIAEIVLWGSGPHFWELVAGVQLFFLAFNLMEALLPSLISKESPAGYKGTAMGIYSTSQFLGVAIGGSLGGWVDGLFDSQTVFLAGALLAMVWLFVATTMKEPRYVSSLRIEIPDGVEISEALKQRLESTEGVSEVLIAAEERSAYVKIDSKVTNRFEVEQAVKA is encoded by the coding sequence ATGAACGATTATAAAATGACGCCGGGCGAGTTGCGCGCCACCTGGGGTTTAGGGACTGTTTTCTCACTGCGTATGCTCGGCATGTTTATGGTCCTGCCCGTTCTGACTACGTATGGTATGGCGCTGCAGGGTGCCAGCGAAGCATTGATTGGTCTGGCGATTGGCATCTATGGCCTGGCCCAGGCCATCTTCCAGATCCCCTTCGGTCTGCTCTCTGACCGCGTAGGTCGCAAGCCGTTAATTGTGGGCGGATTGCTGGTCTTCGTGCTGGGTAGCGTTATCGCCGCCCTCTCCCACTCTATCTGGGGTATTATTCTTGGCCGCGCGCTGCAAGGTTCCGGCGCGATAGCCGCCGCCGTGATGGCACTGTTGTCAGACTTAACGCGCGAACAAAACCGCACCAAAGCAATGGCCTTTATTGGCGTGAGTTTCGGGGTTACCTTTGCCATAGCGATGGTGCTCGGCCCGGTTATTACGCACAAGCTGGGTCTGCATGCCCTGTTCTGGATGATTGCCATACTGGCGACTATCGGTATTGCCTTAACGCTGTGGGTAGTGCCGGACAGTAAAAATCACGTCCTTAACCGTGAGTCGGGGATGGTGAAAGGCTGCTTCAGCAAAGTGCTCATGGAGCCGCGCCTGCTCAAGCTTAACTTCGGCATTATGTGCCTGCATATTCTGCTGATGTCGACCTTTGTCGCCCTGCCAGGACAGCTTGCCGCGGCAGGTTTTCCGGCGGCAGAGCACTGGAAGATTTACCTCGTGACGATGCTGATTTCGTTCGTCTCGGTGGTGCCATTTATTATCTATGCCGAAGTGAAGCGTAAGATGAAGCGCGTCTTTATCGGTTGCGTGGCGATATTGCTCATTGCCGAGATCGTACTTTGGGGCTCCGGCCCGCACTTTTGGGAGCTGGTAGCCGGCGTACAACTCTTCTTCCTCGCTTTTAACCTGATGGAAGCGCTGCTGCCGTCGCTGATCAGTAAAGAGTCTCCGGCCGGTTATAAAGGGACGGCGATGGGCATTTATTCCACCAGCCAGTTTCTTGGGGTGGCCATTGGCGGCTCGCTTGGGGGCTGGGTAGATGGTCTGTTTGACTCACAAACGGTCTTCCTCGCGGGCGCACTGCTGGCCATGGTCTGGCTGTTTGTTGCCACCACCATGAAAGAGCCCCGTTACGTAAGCAGCCTGCGGATCGAAATTCCTGATGGCGTTGAGATAAGTGAAGCGCTGAAACAGCGTCTTGAATCCACTGAAGGCGTAAGTGAAGTTCTTATTGCCGCGGAAGAGCGCAGTGCCTACGTCAAAATTGACAGCAAGGTGACTAACCGTTTCGAAGTGGAGCAGGCAGTGAAAGCCTAA
- the ispA gene encoding (2E,6E)-farnesyl diphosphate synthase: protein MDFANQLQTCVERANDALRRFIEPQPFQNTPLVGAMHYGALLGGKRLRPFLVYATGNMFGISTGTLDAPAAAVECIHAYSLMHDDLPAMDDDDLRRGQPTCHIKFGEANAILAGDALQTLAFAILSDAPMAEVADRDRLAMISELAQASGVAGMCGGQALDLEAEGRQVTLEQLERIHRHKTGALIRAAVRLGALSAGEQGRNALPILDRYAESIGLAFQVQDDILDVVGDTAILGKRQGADQQLGKSTYPALLGLEQAQRKARDLIDDARQSLNELAAQSLDTSALEALADYIIQRDK from the coding sequence ATGGATTTTGCGAATCAGCTTCAGACGTGCGTCGAGCGTGCTAACGACGCGCTTCGCCGTTTCATTGAGCCACAGCCTTTTCAGAACACTCCGCTGGTCGGCGCCATGCACTATGGCGCACTGTTGGGCGGCAAACGTCTGCGCCCGTTCCTGGTCTATGCCACCGGCAACATGTTTGGTATCAGCACCGGAACGCTGGACGCCCCCGCGGCCGCCGTTGAGTGTATTCATGCTTACTCATTAATGCACGACGATTTACCGGCGATGGATGATGACGATCTGCGCCGCGGCCAGCCAACCTGCCACATTAAGTTTGGCGAAGCGAATGCCATTCTGGCGGGCGATGCGCTACAAACCCTGGCGTTTGCTATCCTGAGTGATGCGCCGATGGCAGAGGTGGCCGATCGTGACCGTCTGGCCATGATCTCCGAACTGGCGCAGGCCAGCGGCGTGGCGGGTATGTGCGGCGGTCAGGCACTGGATCTGGAAGCCGAAGGGCGCCAGGTGACGCTGGAACAGCTGGAACGCATTCATCGCCACAAGACCGGGGCACTGATTCGCGCCGCCGTTCGTCTGGGAGCATTGAGCGCGGGCGAACAAGGGCGTAACGCCCTGCCGATCCTGGATCGCTACGCAGAAAGTATCGGTCTGGCTTTCCAGGTTCAGGATGACATTCTGGATGTCGTGGGCGATACTGCAATATTGGGTAAACGTCAGGGTGCCGATCAGCAGCTTGGCAAAAGTACCTACCCCGCCCTGTTGGGTCTTGAGCAAGCCCAACGTAAAGCCCGGGATCTGATTGATGATGCCCGCCAGTCGCTAAATGAACTGGCCGCGCAGTCACTGGACACCTCGGCACTGGAAGCGCTAGCGGACTACATAATCCAGCGTGATAAATAA
- the panE gene encoding 2-dehydropantoate 2-reductase, with protein sequence MKITVLGCGALGQLWLTALRKHGHDVQGWLRVPQPYCSVNLIEEDGTIFNESLTANDPDFLAQSDMLLVTLKAWQVSDAVKALAATLPASSPVLLLHNGMGTIDELKSIHQPLLMATTTHAARRDGNIIVHVAGGVTHIGPARAQDGDYSYLADTLQDVLPDVAWHNHIRPQLWRKLAVNCVINPLTALWNCPNGELKNHPQLVATLCAEVASVVEREGLHTSADDLRYYVDQVIESTAENISSMLQDVRAQRHTEIDYITGYLLKRARAHGISVPENARLYDMVKRKESEYERVGTGMPRPW encoded by the coding sequence ATGAAAATTACTGTGCTTGGATGCGGAGCCCTGGGCCAGCTTTGGCTTACTGCGCTGCGTAAGCATGGTCACGATGTTCAGGGTTGGTTGCGCGTGCCCCAGCCTTATTGCAGTGTGAACCTGATTGAAGAGGACGGGACGATTTTTAATGAATCGCTTACCGCCAACGATCCCGATTTTCTCGCCCAGAGCGATATGCTGCTGGTGACCCTGAAGGCCTGGCAAGTTTCCGATGCCGTTAAAGCGCTGGCCGCCACGCTACCCGCCTCATCCCCTGTGTTGTTGCTGCATAACGGTATGGGCACCATTGATGAGCTAAAAAGTATCCACCAGCCGCTTTTGATGGCCACCACCACGCACGCGGCGCGGCGCGATGGCAATATCATTGTTCACGTCGCGGGCGGCGTCACCCATATTGGCCCGGCCCGGGCGCAGGATGGGGATTACAGCTACCTGGCCGATACGCTGCAGGACGTTTTACCCGATGTGGCCTGGCATAATCATATTCGTCCACAGCTCTGGCGTAAGCTGGCGGTAAACTGCGTGATCAATCCCCTGACGGCGCTCTGGAATTGTCCAAACGGCGAATTAAAAAATCATCCGCAGCTGGTGGCCACGCTCTGCGCGGAGGTCGCGTCGGTGGTGGAGCGAGAAGGCTTACACACCTCCGCTGACGATCTCCGTTATTACGTCGATCAGGTTATTGAAAGTACAGCAGAAAATATCTCTTCAATGCTGCAGGATGTGCGTGCCCAGCGTCACACTGAGATCGATTATATTACCGGGTATTTACTTAAACGAGCGCGAGCCCACGGCATTAGCGTGCCGGAAAACGCCCGTCTGTATGACATGGTTAAACGTAAGGAGAGTGAGTATGAGCGCGTCGGCACTGGTATGCCTCGCCCCTGGTAG
- the xseB gene encoding exodeoxyribonuclease VII small subunit has protein sequence MPKKNDAPASFETTLGELEQIVTRLENGDLPLEEALNEFERGVQLARQGQVKLQQAEQRVQILLTNSEDAAPTPFTPDAE, from the coding sequence ATGCCAAAGAAAAATGACGCACCCGCCAGTTTCGAAACTACGCTGGGTGAACTAGAGCAAATCGTTACCCGTCTGGAAAATGGCGATCTGCCGCTGGAAGAGGCGCTGAATGAGTTCGAGCGCGGCGTGCAGCTGGCGCGTCAGGGCCAAGTTAAGCTGCAGCAAGCTGAACAGCGCGTGCAGATCCTGCTTACTAATAGCGAAGATGCTGCCCCCACCCCTTTTACACCGGACGCTGAGTAA
- the thiI gene encoding tRNA uracil 4-sulfurtransferase ThiI yields MKFIIKLFPEITIKSQSVRLRFIKILTGNIRNVLKHYDETLAVVRHWDHVEVRAKDENKRIDIRDALTRIPGIHHILEVEDVPFTSLHDIFEKALAQYRDQIEGKTFCVRVKRRGKHEFSSIEAERYVGGGLNQHVESARVKLTDPDVTVHLEIENDRLLLVKGRYEGIGGFPIGTQEDVLSLISGGFDSGVSSYMLMRRGCRVHYCFFNLGGAAHEIGVRQVAHYLWNRFGSSHRVRFVAINFEPVVGEILEKVEDGQMGVILKRMMVRAASQVAERYGVQALVTGEALGQVSSQTLTNLRLIDNVSDTLILRPLISHDKEHIIDLAREIGTADFARTMPEYCGVISKSPTVKAVKGKIEAEEENFDFSILDKVVAEASNIDIREIAQQTEQDVVEVETVKGFSANDAILDIRSIDEQDDKPLQVEGVEVVSLPFYKLSTKFGDLDQNKTYLLWCERGVMSRLQALYLREQGFANVKVYRP; encoded by the coding sequence ATGAAGTTTATCATTAAATTGTTCCCTGAAATCACCATCAAAAGCCAATCTGTGCGTTTGCGCTTTATTAAAATTCTGACCGGGAACATTCGTAACGTATTAAAGCACTATGACGAAACCCTCGCTGTGGTTCGCCACTGGGACCACGTTGAAGTGCGCGCCAAAGATGAAAATAAGCGTATTGATATTCGCGATGCGCTCACCCGTATTCCGGGCATCCACCATATTCTGGAAGTTGAGGACGTGCCGTTCACGTCTCTTCATGACATCTTCGAGAAGGCGCTGGCGCAGTACCGCGACCAGATCGAAGGCAAAACCTTCTGCGTTCGCGTAAAGCGCCGCGGTAAACATGAATTTAGCTCAATTGAAGCTGAACGCTATGTGGGCGGCGGGCTGAATCAGCACGTTGAATCGGCGCGCGTGAAGCTGACCGACCCGGATGTGACCGTTCACCTTGAGATCGAAAACGATCGCCTGTTGCTGGTGAAAGGGCGCTACGAAGGGATTGGCGGTTTCCCCATCGGTACCCAGGAAGATGTGCTGTCGCTTATCTCCGGTGGGTTCGACTCCGGCGTATCCAGCTATATGCTTATGCGTCGCGGTTGTCGTGTGCACTACTGTTTCTTTAATCTGGGTGGCGCCGCGCATGAAATCGGCGTTCGTCAGGTTGCACACTATCTGTGGAACCGCTTTGGTAGCTCCCACCGCGTGCGTTTTGTGGCGATAAACTTCGAACCCGTGGTCGGCGAGATCCTCGAGAAAGTGGAAGATGGCCAGATGGGGGTGATACTGAAGCGCATGATGGTGCGTGCGGCCTCCCAGGTTGCTGAGCGCTACGGCGTGCAGGCGCTGGTCACCGGCGAAGCGCTGGGACAGGTTTCCAGCCAGACGCTGACCAACCTGCGCCTGATCGACAACGTCTCTGATACTCTGATTCTCCGCCCGCTGATCTCTCACGATAAAGAGCATATCATCGACCTGGCGCGTGAAATCGGTACCGCTGACTTCGCCCGCACCATGCCGGAATATTGTGGCGTGATTTCAAAAAGTCCAACGGTGAAAGCGGTGAAGGGAAAAATCGAAGCGGAAGAAGAAAACTTCGACTTCAGTATCCTGGATAAAGTGGTCGCCGAAGCGTCCAATATCGATATTCGCGAAATTGCTCAGCAGACCGAGCAGGACGTTGTGGAAGTGGAAACCGTGAAAGGTTTTAGCGCTAACGATGCGATTCTGGATATCCGCTCTATTGATGAACAGGATGACAAACCACTGCAGGTTGAGGGTGTGGAGGTGGTTTCACTGCCATTCTACAAACTGAGCACGAAGTTTGGTGACCTCGACCAGAACAAAACGTATTTGCTGTGGTGTGAGCGTGGGGTGATGAGCCGCCTGCAGGCGCTCTATCTCCGCGAACAGGGCTTTGCCAACGTGAAGGTGTATCGCCCGTAA
- the yajL gene encoding protein deglycase YajL — protein MSASALVCLAPGSEETEAVTTIDLLVRGGINVTTASVASDGNLAIVCSRGVKLLADAPLVEVADGDYDIIVLPGGLKGAECFRDSPLLVETVRQFHLSGRIVAAICAAAGTVLVPHNLFPVGNMTGFPTLKDRIPEEQWVDKRVVWDPRVNLLTSQGPGTSIDFALKIIQLLAGREKAHEVASQLVMAAGIYNYYE, from the coding sequence ATGAGCGCGTCGGCACTGGTATGCCTCGCCCCTGGTAGCGAAGAGACCGAAGCAGTCACGACCATTGATTTACTGGTGCGCGGCGGCATTAACGTTACCACCGCCAGCGTAGCCAGCGATGGTAACCTGGCAATTGTCTGTTCACGCGGCGTGAAGCTCCTGGCCGATGCCCCGCTGGTAGAGGTGGCGGATGGTGATTACGACATCATCGTGTTACCGGGTGGCCTGAAGGGGGCAGAGTGTTTTCGGGACAGCCCCCTGCTGGTAGAGACCGTGCGTCAGTTCCATCTTTCCGGGCGTATCGTCGCGGCCATTTGCGCCGCAGCGGGCACGGTGCTTGTGCCTCATAACCTGTTTCCTGTCGGCAACATGACGGGTTTCCCGACGCTTAAAGATCGTATCCCCGAAGAGCAATGGGTGGATAAACGCGTGGTCTGGGATCCGCGCGTCAATCTGTTAACCAGCCAGGGGCCGGGTACATCGATTGATTTTGCGCTGAAGATTATTCAGCTACTGGCTGGACGCGAGAAAGCCCATGAAGTGGCATCTCAACTGGTTATGGCGGCGGGCATTTATAATTACTACGAATAA